One genomic region from Indicator indicator isolate 239-I01 chromosome 7, UM_Iind_1.1, whole genome shotgun sequence encodes:
- the MMRN2 gene encoding multimerin-2: MLVKLVLICNIIGLAKLVKHSDHRGYHDGSVHSSQLHVSETSAYPQRTPLSHEEEGYWEAEGLRENTQDYPSSVISHQEEKEDFEAVAPQSRNGNWCPFTYSRLVTYIEACMKEKYIVNSQQPCLNGAPDCQKIMYRTALKPVYQVKQKVLKSLQWKCCPGFIGKDCKQHDPNFNLVPGSQTEGQEEEELSNQMSTSVDSREMLEVIQNHEALLDDLQSDIHQAVSNLGDLQRIFENNGTSMVLEVNQSNSDPQERLLQQVLFPHVENFVRKHFNPMWASFNRSLQNLSNMVRNLSHDVEANKKSIERFQESTVPKKEFQELGTKFDSKVQENIVKVDQVKRDIENQLQMQQASIHYNLNTIKADTDTKLKKIHKIQQSHFLALNDSIANMKQKQNNLENKFETLKKNLTQLSSHHGPKDENTQLTIRQINDILAGHAKQLKELYMESDVAFQNIEVLERWFKEMKKNISKYRPEDLTVTLMEKSLIMEENKAAIEEQVSELNYTLSNLRENYSDLLRYMEECNCQRISSDIDVLEEDLDNTTYSLEGTQSNFKDMKHLESVFRDLLRNEIEELSSAFPSIHQSLSLRQEENRQLQLQVAAFAEDISILKNRDEEIHQHIKYLNSSFVSLLKDAMRHETALEALLGEELMEVLFEEDPSILITSVFQLQESLRHMSDKLQEQNTTLESLTKRFHLLERGQWSNHDARTYPKHPKKETQTSSTLDEVSRQYSVAEHMEPNYEAAKDDSLDSSAYNDIMTLKNDIKHLSLAIKRHESSSGLNLCCNHTIANVIEPLNVSVENFSADLAILKQKLEEHLLIFKKLFGDNEELIASNISLDVTKIQSMLTRKVRRQQKVQDKQKDKKKLEKHRENMQTISGRNTVQTGLLEKDSLVAFHVGFTGMDKEKTLRFNETYLNYGNGYFPEDGYFKAPHKGVYLFVISVEFSSGPALGQLSFSRGYKRTLSSSQRKTPNGNTMTTFAMAEMEKGERVSFELLRGSVVRQSPPGTTMAGFLVFKT; encoded by the exons AAACTGGTGTCCCTTCACATACTCCCGGTTGGTAACGTACATTGAAGCCTGCATGAAAGAGAAGTACATTGTAAACTCCCAACAGCCCTGCCTAAATGGAGCACCAGACTGCCAGAAGATCAT GTACAGGACAGCTCTGAAGCCAGTCTATCAAGTGAAACAGAAGGTTTTGAAGTCTTTGCAGTGGAAATGCTGTCCCGGATTTATTGGCAAAGACTGTAAACAGCATG ATCCCAATTTTAATCTGGTGCCAGGAAGTCAAACTGAAGGACAAGAAGAAGAGGAGCTCTCGAACCAGA TGTCAACATCAGTGGATTCAAGAGAAATGTTGGAAGTCATTCAAAATCATGAGGCTttactggatgatcttcaaagtgATATTCATCAAGCAGTCAGCAACTTAGGTGACTTACAGAGAATATTTGAAAACAACGGTACAAGCATGGTGTTAGAAGTGAACCAGAGCAATTCAG ATCCACAGGAAAGGCTTCTGCAGCAAGTTTTGTTTCCCCACGTGGAAAATTTTGTAAGGAAACATTTTAACCCCATGTGGGCAAGCTTCAACAGAAGCTTACAGAATCTCTCAAACATGGTAAGAAACCTGTCCCACGATGTGGAAGCCAACAAGAAAAGCATAGAAAGGTTCCAGGAGAGTACTGTGCCCAAGAAGGAATTCCAGGAGCTGGGAACTAAGTTTGACTCAAAAGTCCAAGAAAACATAGTGAAAGTCGATCAAGTGAAAAGAGATATAGAGAACCAACTGCAAATGCAGCAGGCCAGTATTCACTATAACCTTAACACAATCAAGGCAGATACTGACACAAAGCTCAAAAAGATTCATAAAATACAGCAGTCCCATTTCTTAGCTCTTAATGACAGTATAGCAAACatgaaacagaagcaaaacaatCTTGAAAATAAGTTTgagactttgaaaaaaaatttaacaCAACTCTCCTCACATCATGGTCCCAAAGACGAGAATACCCAGTTAACCATAAGACAAATCAATGACATTCTGGCAGGGCATGCGAAGCAGCTTAAAGAACTTTACATGGAGTCAGATGTGGCTTTTCAGAACATTGAAGTTTTAGAGAGGTGGTTtaaggagatgaaaaaaaatatctcaaaGTATAGGCCAGAAGATCTTACAGTAACTCTAATGGAGAAATCACTTAttatggaagaaaacaaagcagcaataGAAGAGCAAGTATCAGAGCTCAACTATACTCTCTCAAATCTTCGGGAAAACTATTCAGATCTGTTGAGGTACATGGAGGAATGCAATTGCCAGAGAATATCTTCTGACATTGATGTACTGGAAGAAGACTTAGACAATACCACTTATTCCCTTGAAGGCACTCAATCAAACTTCAAGGATATGAAGCACTTGGAGTCAGTTTTCAGAGATCTCTTAAGGAATGAAATCGAAGAGCTCTCTTCAGCTTTTCCATCTATCCATCAGTCCCTTAGTCTGCGTCAAGAAGAAAACAGGCAGCTTCAGTTGCAAGTCGCAGCTTTTGCAGAAGACATCAGCATTTTGAAAAACAGAGATGAAGAAATTCATCAACACATCAAGTATCTCAATAGTTCTTTTGTCTCTCTTCTAAAAGATGCCATGCGGCATGAAACAGCACTGGAAGCTTTACTAGGAGAAGAACTTATGGAAGTCTTGTTCGAAGAGGATCCTAGTATCCTAATAACATCAGTATTTCAGCTGCAAGAATCTCTCAGACATATGTCAGATAAACTCCAAGAACAAAATACGACTTTAGAATCTCTTACAAAGAGATTTCATCTCTTGGAGAGAGGCCAATGGAGTAATCACGATGCTCGTACATATCCTAAGCATcccaaaaaagaaacacaaacttCCTCTACTCTAGATGAAGTCAGTAGGCAATACAGTGTTGCAGAACATATGGAACCAAACTATGAAGCTGCCAAAGATGACTCTTTGGATAGCTCAGCTTACAATGATATCATGACTCTGAAGAACGATATCAAACATCTGAGCCTGGCAATCAAGAGGCATGAATCTAGCAGTGGCCTGAACCTCTGCTGCAATCATACAATAGCAAATGTAATTGAGCCACTCAAtgtttctgtggaaaatttctcAGCAGATTTAGCAATCCTCAAGCAGAAGCTGGAGGAACATctgttgatttttaaaaagctctttGGAGACAATGAAGAATTAATTGCCTCAAACATAAGTCTGGATGTTACAAAGATTCAGTCGATGCTGACTAGAAAAGTGAGGCGGCAACAGAAAGTTCAAGACAAACAGAAGGACAAGAAAAAGCTtgagaagcacagagaaaatatGCAAACAATAAGTGGAAGAAATACAGTGCAGACAGGACTTTTGGAAAAAG actCACTGGTGGCATTCCATGTAGGATTCACAGGAATGGATAAAGAAAAAACTCTGAGGTTTAATGAAACATACCTCAATTATGGAAATGGTTATTTCCCTGAAGATGGTTACTTTAAAGCACCGCATAAAGGTGTCTACCTGTTTGTCATCTCCGTGGAGTTCAGCTCAGGGCCAGCATTAGGACAGCTCTCTTTTAGCCGAGGGTACAAAagaactctttcaagcagtcaGAGGAAAACACCAAATGGAAACACCATGACTACTTTTGCTATGGCAGAaatggagaagggagagagagtaAGCTTTGAACTGCTGCGGGGCTCTGTGGTGAGACAGAGTCCACCTGGGACAACAATGGCTGGATTCCTAGTATTTAAAACTTGA